ATATAGAAGAAGGCACAATGGTAGATACCTGGGCGACTGTAGGTAGCTGCGCCCAGATAGGAAAAAATGTACACCTTAGCGGTGGTGTGGGAATAGGTGGTGTTTTAGAACCATTACAGGCTGCACCTGTCATTATAGAGGACAATGCCTTTATAGGGTCCAGATGTATTGTGGTAGAAGGTGTACGTGTGGGGAAAGAAGCTGTTTTAGGAGCTAATGTGGTTTTGACGGGTTCGACAAAGATCATAGATGTGACTGGTGATGAGCCTAAAGAATCAAAGGGATATGTACCACCGCGCAGTGTGGTGATCCCCGGTAGTTATACGAAGAAATTCCCTGCTGGGGAATTTCAGGTTCCCTGTGCACTTATAATTGGCACACGCAAAGAAAGCACCAATAAAAAAACCTCTTTAAATGATGCACTGAGGGATTATAGTGTCGCCGTATAGCACATCGATTTTCTTTTATTACTTTTAGGGCATATATATGAAGGTTTTGGTTATTCAGCAGAAGATGATAGGCGATGTGCTGTTGTCTTCCATACTTTTTGAAGCCTTAAATGATAAATTTCCCGGTGCAGAATTACATTTTCTTATTAGAAAAAATACGCTACCGGTAGTAGCAGGTAATCCTTATATTCACACGATCATTTTAGACCGTGAGGACGAGTTAGGAAAAAAACTTAATTTTATTGCATTCCTGTCACGTCTTAGAAAGGAACGATATTACGCTGTAATTGACGTTTACTCAAAGATTGGGTCTGCGCTTTTAACCTACGGTACTCATGCAAAAGTACGAGTAGGTAGAAAAAAATGGTATACTTGGTTTTTATACACAACGACCAAGGATTATCAAAATACACCAAAAAGTATTGTTGGTAAAGCAATTCAATTTCGTATGGATTTATTGAGACCCCTGGGAATAGCAGGAGAACAAACATATAGGCCTAAAATTTCCCTCGCCCCAGAAGAGAAGGAAGTGGCAAAAAAGTTTATGGTACAGTCTGGGGTCAATCTTTCCCGCCCTATTGTCATGTGCAGTGTTTTAGGAAGTAGTATTAATAAAAGTTATCCTTTGGCTCATTTTGCCGAAGTACTTAAAACAATCGTAGCTACCAGTGATGTCCAACTTCTCTTTAATTATTTGCCTTCACAACATGACCGTGTAGAAGAATTGCTAGGCCTCTGTGATCCTAAAGTAAAATCGAGGGTTATACGGTCGTGTTATGCAACTAGCCTGAGACAATTTATCAGTATAGCGTCTTTTTGCGATGTGCTTATAGGAAATGAAGGCGGCGCTGTACATATGGCAAAAGCTGTTGATGTGCCCACTTTTGCTATATTCTCTCCCCAAATTCAAAAAGAAACCTGGATCAATGAGGAAAGCGATAAGGATGTCGCGGTACATATTAATGATTATAAACCCGAATTATTTGACAATTTAGCCGAAAAAAAGGATGTTCTAGCCGCAAATGAGAGACTGTATACCGCATTTAGCCCTGATCACTTTCAACCTCTTTTAGTTGATTTTTTGAAGAAAAATATCAATAAATGATCTATAGGTTTTTAATCTACATTTCTCATTCCTATGGTATCCCCATTGGCGAACCTTTGGAACAGGAGATTGAAAAGCGCGGCTATCAGGTAAAGTGGTTTGCCGATATGTCCTATTCCAAAAAGAAGATCAAAAACAAAGATACCTGTGACTCCATACAGGATATAAAAAATTATCATCCCCATGTTGTACTGACCGCCACAGATAGCGTACCTGATTTTATACCGGGTATCAAAGTGCAGTTATTTCATGGTTTTCTTGCCTTTAAACACAGTCATAAAAGAGGGCATTTTAGAATCAGGGGATTTTTTGACCTCTATTGTACCCAGGGAGCTTCAACAACGAGTATTTTCAAACAAAAAGAAAAGAAATACGG
This portion of the Flavimarina sp. Hel_I_48 genome encodes:
- a CDS encoding 2,3,4,5-tetrahydropyridine-2,6-dicarboxylate N-succinyltransferase gives rise to the protein MEQVKNVIEKAWDDRSHLTEKVTQNAIREVIELLDEGVLRVAEPDGDGWKINEWVKKAVVLYFPIQKMEKMEVGIFEYHDKMPLKTGYQNKDIRVVPNAVARHGAYISKGVILMPSYVNIGAHIEEGTMVDTWATVGSCAQIGKNVHLSGGVGIGGVLEPLQAAPVIIEDNAFIGSRCIVVEGVRVGKEAVLGANVVLTGSTKIIDVTGDEPKESKGYVPPRSVVIPGSYTKKFPAGEFQVPCALIIGTRKESTNKKTSLNDALRDYSVAV
- a CDS encoding glycosyltransferase family 9 protein, whose translation is MKVLVIQQKMIGDVLLSSILFEALNDKFPGAELHFLIRKNTLPVVAGNPYIHTIILDREDELGKKLNFIAFLSRLRKERYYAVIDVYSKIGSALLTYGTHAKVRVGRKKWYTWFLYTTTKDYQNTPKSIVGKAIQFRMDLLRPLGIAGEQTYRPKISLAPEEKEVAKKFMVQSGVNLSRPIVMCSVLGSSINKSYPLAHFAEVLKTIVATSDVQLLFNYLPSQHDRVEELLGLCDPKVKSRVIRSCYATSLRQFISIASFCDVLIGNEGGAVHMAKAVDVPTFAIFSPQIQKETWINEESDKDVAVHINDYKPELFDNLAEKKDVLAANERLYTAFSPDHFQPLLVDFLKKNINK